Genomic window (Propionibacteriaceae bacterium ZF39):
ATCCGGGTCACCACCTCATATCCGATCGTGCCACACGCCCTCGCCCAACCGGAGGCCGTGGGGCTGCCCGGACCGCCGAACAACGTGACCTCGGCCCCGGCAGATTCCGTCGCGTCCGGTCCCAGATCGATGACGAACTGGTCCATGCACACCCTCCCCCGGATGGGCGTACGCCGGCCCGCGATCGCACACTCCCCCACACTCGACGCATGGCGCGGGATCCCGTCGGCGTACCCCAACGGCACCAGCCCCACCGTCGTTGCCTCCGGCGCGATCCAGGTATGTCCATAGGACACGCCCGCCCCCGCTTCGACCCGCCTCGTCGCGAGGAGCTGGGCGCGCACGCGCATGACGGGACGGAGGGGTACGCCGGCGTCGGCGGCCAGCGTGCCGTCCGCGGGGTCGACTCCATAGGCGGCGATGCCGAGGCGGACGAGGTCGAAGCGCATCGCCGGCTGGGCCAGGGCGGCCGCGGAGTTGGCCAGGTGGCGGACGGGAACGGTCAATCCCGCCGCCCGCGCCTGCGCGACCGCGGACTCGAACGCAGCAAGCTGGGCGGCGTTGGCGGGATGCGTTGGCTCGTCGGCGGCGGCGAGGTGGGACCACACGGCCACGACCTCGACGGCACCGGCGTCCTCGGCCGCCTTGGCCTCGGCACACAGGTCGGCCCAGAGTTCGGGCGGACAGCCGTTGCGCGACAGGCCCGTGTCGATCTTGAGGTGGACGCGCGCGGGCCGACCGGCGGTGGCCGCGGCGGCGGCGATGCGGGCGAGGTGGTCGGGATGGTGTACGCCCAGGTCGATTCCGTGCGCGACGG
Coding sequences:
- the alr gene encoding alanine racemase, which gives rise to MIDPATASADIDLGAFAANIRAVADLVAPADVMVVVKADAYGHGLIPCARAARAAGVTWLGVATLGEARKLRDAGDTGRLFCWLYGPEEELVVPVAHGIDLGVHHPDHLARIAAAAATAGRPARVHLKIDTGLSRNGCPPELWADLCAEAKAAEDAGAVEVVAVWSHLAAADEPTHPANAAQLAAFESAVAQARAAGLTVPVRHLANSAAALAQPAMRFDLVRLGIAAYGVDPADGTLAADAGVPLRPVMRVRAQLLATRRVEAGAGVSYGHTWIAPEATTVGLVPLGYADGIPRHASSVGECAIAGRRTPIRGRVCMDQFVIDLGPDATESAGAEVTLFGGPGSPTASGWARACGTIGYEVVTRIGSRVPRRYIDSAVV